One segment of Curtobacterium poinsettiae DNA contains the following:
- the glgB gene encoding 1,4-alpha-glucan branching protein GlgB: MTPEPTDPTKRGPAVPPVPPPPPAVPRYEPKVSAPDEDLPGAPPAQREAPDRGVAESATLAGHPVDPTHPRQPSVAAAAPSDAPTAPTGGAAPVVRPASVEAPAAPSAAASAPAPAEVSASTPADASAAAPAPAGTATDPRPAPIEDWLRLQVAEGRWSQPHDVLGPHPVDGGTSVRVVRHLARAVRLVRPDGDDIELTHEGDGLWAGATADPLGRYRVESEYDSDESTDEDDATWTTDDAYRFAPTLGELDLHLFGEGRDEQLWHHLGAHARTVDGVDGVAFAVWAPRATAVRVIGDFEGWEGRTTAMRRLSDLGVWELFWPGAVVGQRYKFQILTDSGWVERADPFAREAEIAPATASVITESTYAWSEGDAAWMERRAQTTTHDAPMSVYEVHLGSWRPGLSYREVADQLIGHVEYTGFTHVEFLPLAEHPFGGSWGYQVTGYYAPTARFGSPDDLRYLIDRLHSAGIGVIMDWVPGHFPKDEWALGRFDGYALFEHPDPRRGEQLDWGTYVFDFGQPQVRNFLVANALYWLEEFHIDGLRVDAVASMLYLDYSRTDWLPNIHGGRENLDAISFLQETNATAYKRYPGIVMIAEESTSWPGVTQPTSAGGLGFGQKWNMGWMHDSLEYVQRDPAYRSYHHDEITFSFVYAFSEQFTLPISHDEVVHGKGSLYGKMPGDEWQKLANVRAYLAFMWAHPGKQLLFMGQEFAQPAEWSEAKGLDWWLLDQPGHRGVQDLVAELNRVYKDSPALWTHDSTADGFEWLEGGDAPHSTLGFLRKDGDDRVAVFVNFSGVPVERRFGLPTAGDWHEVLNTDAAEYGGSGVGNLGVVTAEDTPWAGRPASAHLVVPPLGAVWLKLAQ, translated from the coding sequence ATGACCCCCGAACCGACCGACCCCACGAAGCGCGGACCGGCCGTCCCACCCGTACCGCCTCCGCCGCCGGCCGTGCCGCGGTACGAGCCGAAGGTGTCCGCGCCGGACGAGGACCTGCCCGGCGCTCCGCCGGCGCAGCGCGAGGCGCCCGACCGCGGCGTGGCGGAGTCCGCCACGCTCGCCGGGCATCCTGTCGACCCGACGCACCCGCGGCAGCCGTCCGTCGCAGCCGCGGCACCGTCGGACGCCCCGACGGCCCCGACCGGAGGCGCTGCACCCGTGGTCCGGCCTGCCTCCGTCGAGGCTCCGGCCGCCCCGAGCGCCGCTGCTTCGGCGCCGGCTCCGGCTGAGGTGTCGGCATCGACTCCGGCTGACGCCTCAGCTGCTGCCCCTGCCCCTGCCGGTACGGCCACGGATCCGCGTCCGGCTCCGATCGAGGACTGGCTGCGTCTGCAGGTGGCCGAGGGCCGCTGGTCCCAGCCGCACGACGTGCTCGGCCCGCACCCGGTCGACGGCGGCACCAGTGTCCGCGTCGTCCGGCACCTGGCCCGCGCGGTGCGCCTCGTGCGCCCCGACGGCGACGACATCGAGCTCACCCACGAGGGCGACGGGCTCTGGGCCGGCGCCACCGCCGATCCGCTCGGTCGCTACCGCGTCGAGTCGGAGTACGACTCCGACGAGTCCACGGACGAAGACGACGCCACCTGGACCACCGACGACGCGTACCGGTTCGCCCCGACGCTCGGCGAGCTCGACCTGCACCTGTTCGGCGAGGGCCGTGACGAGCAGCTCTGGCACCACCTCGGCGCACACGCCCGCACGGTCGACGGCGTCGACGGTGTCGCGTTCGCCGTCTGGGCGCCCCGGGCGACCGCCGTCCGCGTGATCGGCGACTTCGAGGGCTGGGAAGGCCGCACCACCGCGATGCGCCGTCTGAGCGACCTCGGCGTCTGGGAGCTGTTCTGGCCCGGCGCGGTCGTCGGGCAGCGCTACAAGTTCCAGATCCTCACCGACTCCGGTTGGGTGGAGCGGGCCGACCCGTTCGCCCGCGAGGCCGAGATCGCGCCGGCGACCGCCTCCGTCATCACCGAGTCCACGTACGCGTGGTCCGAGGGTGACGCCGCGTGGATGGAGCGCCGCGCGCAGACCACCACGCACGACGCCCCGATGAGCGTCTACGAGGTGCACCTCGGCTCCTGGCGCCCCGGTCTGTCGTACCGCGAGGTCGCCGACCAGCTCATCGGGCACGTGGAGTACACCGGCTTCACCCACGTGGAGTTCCTGCCGCTCGCCGAGCACCCCTTCGGCGGCTCGTGGGGCTACCAGGTCACCGGGTACTACGCACCGACAGCACGTTTCGGTTCGCCCGACGACCTGCGCTACCTGATCGACCGCCTGCACTCCGCGGGCATCGGCGTGATCATGGACTGGGTCCCCGGGCACTTCCCGAAGGACGAGTGGGCGCTCGGTCGCTTCGACGGCTACGCACTGTTCGAGCACCCGGACCCCCGCCGCGGTGAGCAGCTCGACTGGGGCACGTACGTGTTCGACTTCGGGCAGCCGCAGGTGCGCAACTTCCTGGTCGCGAACGCGCTGTACTGGCTCGAGGAGTTCCACATCGACGGCCTGCGGGTCGACGCGGTGGCCTCGATGCTGTACCTCGACTACTCCCGCACCGACTGGCTGCCGAACATCCACGGTGGCCGCGAGAACCTCGACGCGATCTCGTTCCTGCAGGAGACGAACGCGACGGCGTACAAGCGCTACCCCGGCATCGTGATGATCGCGGAGGAGAGCACCTCGTGGCCGGGCGTGACCCAGCCGACGAGCGCCGGTGGGCTCGGCTTCGGGCAGAAGTGGAACATGGGGTGGATGCACGACTCGCTCGAGTACGTGCAGCGCGACCCCGCGTACCGCAGTTACCACCACGACGAGATCACGTTCTCGTTCGTCTACGCGTTCAGCGAGCAGTTCACGCTGCCGATCAGCCACGACGAGGTCGTGCACGGCAAGGGCTCCCTGTACGGCAAGATGCCCGGCGACGAGTGGCAGAAGCTCGCCAACGTTCGTGCGTACCTGGCGTTCATGTGGGCGCACCCCGGCAAGCAGCTGCTCTTCATGGGCCAGGAGTTCGCGCAGCCCGCCGAGTGGTCCGAGGCGAAGGGCCTCGACTGGTGGCTCCTCGACCAGCCCGGCCACCGAGGTGTGCAGGACCTCGTCGCGGAGCTCAACCGCGTGTACAAGGACTCCCCTGCGCTCTGGACGCACGACTCGACAGCCGACGGCTTCGAGTGGCTCGAGGGCGGCGACGCACCGCACTCGACGCTCGGGTTCCTGCGGAAGGACGGCGACGATCGGGTCGCGGTGTTCGTGAACTTCTCCGGCGTGCCGGTGGAACGTCGCTTCGGGCTGCCGACCGCCGGTGATTGGCACGAGGTGCTCAACACCGATGCTGCCGAGTACGGCGGGTCCGGAGTCGGCAACCTCGGCGTCGTCACGGCGGAGGACACCCCGTGGGCGGGCCGCCCGGCCTCGGCGCACCTCGTGGTGCCGCCGCTCGGCGCCGTCTGGCTGAAGCTGGCCCAGTAG
- a CDS encoding DivIVA domain-containing protein yields the protein MATTFPTAARSALGYDVDEVERFLEDARRAYSADDSAPGIEAAKIRATAFSMRKGGYSTSHVDAALERLEDAFAAREREREMSEVGKKAWYAEARTKASDVVARLERPDGQRFSRVSVLGTGYHPKDVDAFAARLAGYFREGKPLSLTEVRSIVFRPKHGGYREAQVDALLDAVVEVMLAVR from the coding sequence CGTCGACGAAGTCGAGCGTTTCCTCGAGGACGCCCGGCGCGCGTACTCCGCCGACGACAGCGCCCCCGGCATCGAAGCCGCGAAGATCCGCGCCACGGCGTTCTCGATGCGCAAGGGCGGGTACTCCACGTCGCACGTCGACGCCGCACTCGAGCGACTCGAGGACGCCTTCGCGGCCCGCGAGCGTGAGCGGGAGATGAGCGAGGTGGGCAAGAAGGCCTGGTACGCCGAGGCGCGGACGAAGGCCTCCGACGTCGTGGCGCGGCTCGAACGGCCCGACGGGCAACGGTTCAGCCGGGTCAGCGTGCTCGGCACCGGGTACCACCCGAAGGACGTCGACGCGTTCGCTGCCCGGCTGGCCGGGTACTTCCGCGAGGGCAAGCCGCTCAGCCTCACCGAGGTCCGCTCGATCGTCTTCCGCCCGAAGCACGGCGGGTACCGCGAGGCGCAGGTCGATGCGCTGCTCGACGCCGTCGTCGAAGTGATGCTCGCTGTCCGGTGA
- a CDS encoding lytic transglycosylase domain-containing protein yields the protein MQRTRTTETSAFGVTPQAAPAATGPVAMPKSVAANRVSDERVASFAHDALVDADQRPAKQRTATVQRRATPKLGKPAASSVNAVTRKRAVAPMMSFVGVFLFVGGSLFNPLQADVAQAAVDTPVLVKTPQAPQQYTAHGTYAVAAADRDGYDVTVPAPKVVKPVVEEADADAETTDDSADAAATETQPVSAANTLAATAATPDPGSAQAIALQQVTARGWGTDQYNCLVSLWNKESGWRVNAYNPSGAYGIPQALPGSKMATAGADWQTNPATQITWGLNYIAGVYGTPCGAWGHSQANNWY from the coding sequence ATGCAGCGAACCCGCACGACGGAGACGTCGGCGTTCGGGGTGACCCCGCAGGCAGCGCCCGCGGCGACGGGTCCGGTCGCCATGCCGAAGTCGGTGGCGGCGAACCGCGTCTCCGACGAGCGTGTGGCGTCCTTCGCCCACGATGCCCTGGTTGACGCTGACCAGCGTCCCGCGAAGCAGCGCACCGCGACGGTGCAGCGCCGCGCGACGCCGAAGCTCGGCAAGCCCGCCGCTTCGTCGGTGAACGCTGTGACCCGCAAGCGTGCGGTCGCACCGATGATGTCCTTCGTCGGCGTATTTCTCTTCGTCGGCGGCTCGCTGTTCAACCCGCTGCAGGCCGACGTGGCACAGGCCGCCGTCGACACCCCGGTGCTCGTGAAGACTCCGCAGGCGCCGCAGCAGTACACCGCGCACGGCACCTACGCCGTGGCCGCCGCCGACCGTGACGGCTACGACGTCACCGTCCCGGCCCCGAAGGTCGTCAAGCCCGTCGTCGAAGAGGCCGACGCCGACGCCGAGACCACCGACGACAGCGCGGACGCTGCGGCCACCGAGACCCAGCCGGTCTCGGCCGCCAACACGCTCGCCGCGACCGCCGCGACGCCCGACCCGGGCAGCGCGCAGGCCATCGCCCTGCAGCAGGTCACGGCTCGTGGCTGGGGCACCGATCAGTACAACTGCCTGGTCTCGCTGTGGAACAAGGAGTCCGGCTGGCGGGTGAACGCCTACAACCCCAGCGGTGCGTACGGCATCCCGCAGGCCCTCCCCGGCAGCAAGATGGCCACGGCCGGCGCCGACTGGCAGACCAACCCGGCGACGCAGATCACCTGGGGTCTCAACTACATCGCCGGCGTCTACGGCACCCCCTGCGGTGCCTGGGGGCACAGCCAGGCCAACAACTGGTACTGA
- a CDS encoding alpha/beta hydrolase: MTERDVTHDTEIRSATELPARRTEVELVTDDHLTLVGELAEPADTPARGTIVTLHPLPTAHGFMDSHVLKKAAARLPALADIAVLRFNFRSVTSPRGTSEGVFGEGVSEGFDLRAAVAEVADRGLPTPWLVGWSFGTEVILKHALEHVEAGTVDGVVLLSPPLHRTSDEELARWAAVGVPVVALVPEHDDFLQPEAAAARFALAPNVRVVPVAGAKHLWVGERYVRIVLDAIADLVVPGSAPLPTNWPV; the protein is encoded by the coding sequence ATGACCGAGCGTGACGTGACGCACGACACCGAGATCCGATCGGCCACCGAGCTACCGGCCCGTCGCACCGAGGTCGAGCTCGTCACGGACGACCACCTGACGCTCGTCGGTGAGCTCGCCGAGCCTGCCGACACCCCGGCTCGCGGGACCATCGTCACGCTCCACCCGCTGCCGACCGCGCACGGGTTCATGGACTCGCACGTGCTCAAGAAGGCCGCCGCACGGTTGCCCGCCCTCGCCGACATCGCGGTGCTGCGCTTCAACTTCCGGTCCGTCACGTCGCCCCGGGGCACGTCCGAGGGTGTCTTCGGCGAGGGCGTGTCCGAGGGCTTCGACCTGCGCGCGGCCGTCGCCGAGGTCGCCGACCGCGGCCTGCCGACGCCGTGGCTGGTGGGGTGGTCCTTCGGCACCGAGGTGATCCTCAAGCACGCGCTCGAACACGTCGAGGCCGGCACGGTCGACGGCGTCGTCCTGCTGTCGCCACCGCTGCACCGCACCTCGGACGAGGAGCTCGCCCGCTGGGCTGCCGTCGGTGTCCCGGTCGTGGCGCTCGTCCCGGAACACGACGACTTCCTGCAGCCCGAAGCCGCCGCGGCACGGTTCGCGCTCGCCCCGAACGTCCGGGTCGTGCCCGTGGCCGGCGCGAAGCACCTGTGGGTGGGGGAGCGGTACGTGCGGATCGTCCTCGACGCGATCGCCGACCTCGTCGTGCCGGGCAGCGCCCCGCTGCCGACCAACTGGCCCGTCTGA
- a CDS encoding tetratricopeptide repeat protein, translating to MSNIPPTPSGLRGAVDLSSLVDRAQRPPQPSGAPAPAGSASGAAPGTEAGTVNGADLTVPSLVIDVTDATFQDVLELSNVVPVIVDIWAEWCGPCKQLSPILEQLTAEYDGRVVLAKVDADTNPQLVQAFQAQSIPTVAAVIGGRPLGLFVGALPEAQVRDVYEQVLQAAEQNGVAGRVTVDGAVASADAEQGEPEPEPLPPHHQAAYDAIERGDYASAIEEYKTAILQDPHDQMAVAGLAQVSLLDRLNGRTADEIRAAAAAGPQDVQAQLAVADLDISGGHVDDAFGRLLDLVPTVFGDDREALRVRLVEYFELIGSEDPRVVAARRRLANALY from the coding sequence ATGAGCAACATCCCCCCGACCCCGTCCGGGCTCCGCGGAGCCGTGGACCTGTCGTCGCTCGTCGACCGCGCACAGCGGCCGCCCCAGCCGTCCGGTGCTCCGGCCCCGGCGGGTTCCGCCAGCGGAGCCGCTCCCGGCACGGAAGCCGGCACCGTGAACGGTGCCGACCTGACCGTCCCGTCGCTCGTGATCGACGTCACCGACGCGACGTTCCAGGATGTCCTGGAGCTGTCGAACGTCGTCCCGGTCATCGTGGACATCTGGGCCGAGTGGTGCGGGCCGTGCAAGCAGCTCTCGCCGATCCTCGAGCAGCTCACCGCAGAGTACGACGGCCGCGTGGTGCTCGCCAAGGTGGACGCCGACACGAACCCGCAGCTCGTGCAGGCGTTCCAGGCGCAGTCGATCCCGACCGTGGCCGCCGTGATCGGCGGACGCCCGCTCGGGCTCTTCGTCGGGGCGCTGCCCGAGGCGCAGGTCCGTGATGTCTACGAGCAGGTGCTCCAGGCCGCCGAGCAGAACGGCGTGGCCGGTCGCGTGACCGTCGACGGCGCAGTCGCATCCGCTGACGCCGAGCAGGGCGAGCCGGAGCCGGAGCCGCTCCCGCCGCACCACCAGGCCGCGTACGACGCAATCGAGCGGGGTGACTACGCCAGCGCGATCGAGGAGTACAAGACCGCCATCCTGCAGGACCCGCACGACCAGATGGCCGTGGCCGGGCTCGCGCAGGTGTCACTGCTCGACCGGCTCAACGGTCGGACGGCCGACGAGATCCGGGCGGCAGCAGCCGCCGGCCCGCAGGACGTCCAGGCACAGCTGGCGGTCGCCGACCTCGACATCTCGGGCGGGCACGTCGACGACGCCTTCGGGCGGCTGCTCGACCTCGTACCGACGGTGTTCGGGGACGACCGTGAGGCCCTGCGTGTCCGGCTCGTCGAGTACTTCGAGCTCATCGGCAGCGAGGACCCGCGCGTCGTCGCGGCGCGTCGCCGCCTGGCGAACGCCCTGTACTGA